A genomic segment from Candidatus Brocadia sinica JPN1 encodes:
- a CDS encoding chemotaxis protein CheD, producing MNNTQCMITVGVGDLKITQAPHVLKTLLGSCIGVVLHDRVKKIGGLLHIMLPKKNGNDVKITKYANTGLPYFIHQMVTHAGASRGALSAKIFGGAKMFETNGLLNIGESNELEVRRVLKEEGIRIVASRTGGTKGYNISFDTETGAVTCRIFGEAVIVY from the coding sequence GTGAACAATACTCAGTGTATGATTACTGTTGGTGTTGGCGATCTAAAGATTACACAAGCACCTCATGTATTAAAGACATTGTTGGGTTCCTGTATTGGAGTCGTATTGCACGACCGTGTCAAAAAAATCGGTGGACTTTTACACATAATGCTACCGAAAAAAAATGGTAATGATGTAAAGATCACCAAATATGCGAATACTGGACTCCCCTATTTCATTCATCAGATGGTTACTCATGCAGGCGCTTCCAGAGGAGCTCTTTCTGCAAAGATCTTTGGCGGCGCAAAAATGTTTGAAACTAATGGTCTGCTGAATATAGGCGAATCAAATGAATTAGAGGTAAGGCGGGTATTGAAAGAAGAAGGTATTAGGATTGTAGCATCGAGAACCGGTGGCACAAAAGGATACAATATTTCGTTCGACACGGAAACGGGTGCAGTAACGTGCCGTATCTTTGGAGAAGCAGTCATAGTTTATTAA
- the cbiQ gene encoding cobalt ECF transporter T component CbiQ: MRFSNSLLECLDPRSKIISFLSITLCMILTPITRLKDFGLYFLLILAISFLSRVTPRQILRRMCILMLFVLFIAIFVPFVKEGQVCWSLKIGYWKMDVTYEGAWTFLNIIVKSGLSILLLVIASSTTTFPDFLHGLDLFRLPRLLVILMSFMYRYIFVLLDEAKRLMRARSLRYFGSRYVEQFRVLGYMIGILFIRTFERAERIYSAMILRGFSGEMRSVKRFGFSYIDFLFIAGIIVSLMFIVSGLIYKMEHVKISNVHLWQGL, from the coding sequence ATGAGATTTTCAAATAGTCTGTTGGAATGCCTTGATCCCCGGTCAAAGATCATTTCCTTCCTTTCCATTACTCTCTGCATGATACTGACCCCCATCACGCGTCTGAAAGATTTTGGGCTCTATTTCTTGTTGATACTGGCAATTTCATTCCTTTCAAGGGTTACACCCAGACAGATATTGAGAAGAATGTGCATCTTGATGTTGTTTGTTCTTTTCATTGCGATATTTGTGCCTTTTGTAAAGGAGGGACAGGTATGTTGGTCGTTGAAAATCGGTTATTGGAAAATGGACGTTACTTACGAGGGCGCCTGGACATTTCTTAATATTATTGTTAAGTCAGGTTTATCTATTCTTTTGCTTGTGATTGCTTCTTCAACAACGACCTTTCCTGATTTTTTACATGGGTTGGACTTGTTTCGTCTGCCGAGGTTACTGGTTATACTTATGTCATTTATGTACCGTTACATCTTTGTGCTTTTAGACGAGGCGAAACGACTAATGCGAGCCCGATCTCTGCGTTATTTTGGTTCAAGGTATGTGGAGCAGTTTCGGGTGCTGGGATATATGATTGGTATATTGTTTATCAGGACGTTTGAGCGGGCCGAGAGAATTTATAGCGCAATGATTCTCCGTGGATTCAGTGGAGAAATGCGGAGTGTTAAACGTTTCGGTTTTTCTTATATAGACTTTTTATTTATAGCAGGTATAATCGTTTCGCTGATGTTTATCGTTTCTGGTCTCATCTATAAAATGGAACACGTCAAAATAAGCAACGTTCATCTATGGCAAGGGCTATAA
- a CDS encoding protein-glutamate methylesterase/protein-glutamine glutaminase: MVKKIKVLIVDDSAVVRKILSTGLSKDHGIEVVGTAADPFIARDKIINLKPDVITLDVEMPRMDGISFLQRLMTYYPLPVIMVSSLTQTGCETTLKALEVGALDFVAKPSLDVSHTLNEIVTELAEKIKESANVKVKKKEYFKSTGKNTITRHTETSHALINSTHKIIAIGASTGGTEALKEVLMQMPPNAPGILIVQHMPQLFTKSFADRLNSLCSIEIREAKDGDSVIPGLALIAPGNYHMELRRNGARYYITTNQEPPVRRHRPSVEVLFESVAKYAGSNAVGVIMTGMGDDGASGLLKMKESGAKTLAQDEESCVVFGMPKEAIKLGAVDTVVPLNKITPSILSLLTKM, from the coding sequence ATGGTAAAAAAAATAAAGGTGTTGATTGTGGATGATTCAGCCGTGGTCAGGAAAATATTATCTACTGGTTTAAGCAAGGATCATGGGATTGAAGTCGTAGGAACCGCAGCAGACCCCTTTATTGCCAGAGACAAAATCATAAATTTAAAGCCTGATGTAATTACGCTGGATGTAGAAATGCCCAGGATGGATGGCATCTCCTTCCTGCAAAGACTAATGACATACTACCCATTACCTGTCATTATGGTTAGCTCATTGACACAGACAGGTTGCGAAACCACCTTAAAGGCTTTGGAAGTAGGTGCACTGGATTTTGTTGCAAAGCCGTCACTGGACGTATCACATACGCTGAATGAGATAGTAACAGAATTAGCAGAAAAGATAAAAGAATCAGCGAATGTTAAAGTAAAGAAGAAAGAATATTTTAAAAGTACCGGAAAAAATACCATTACCAGACACACAGAGACAAGCCATGCACTCATCAACAGCACACACAAGATTATTGCAATCGGGGCGTCTACAGGTGGAACAGAAGCGCTCAAAGAGGTGTTGATGCAAATGCCACCAAATGCGCCGGGAATACTGATTGTACAACACATGCCACAGCTATTTACAAAATCATTTGCTGACCGTTTGAATTCTCTTTGTTCTATTGAAATACGAGAGGCTAAAGACGGCGATAGTGTTATTCCAGGTCTTGCGTTGATTGCGCCTGGGAATTACCACATGGAACTACGAAGAAACGGCGCCCGATATTACATAACAACGAACCAGGAACCTCCTGTCCGTCGTCACAGACCCTCTGTCGAGGTGTTATTTGAATCGGTCGCAAAATATGCTGGTTCCAATGCCGTGGGTGTGATTATGACGGGCATGGGCGATGATGGTGCAAGTGGCCTCTTAAAAATGAAAGAATCTGGCGCTAAAACACTGGCACAGGATGAGGAAAGTTGTGTTGTATTTGGTATGCCAAAGGAAGCGATCAAATTGGGAGCGGTTGACACCGTCGTTCCACTTAACAAAATTACCCCTTCCATTTTATCATTATTAACTAAAATGTAA
- a CDS encoding response regulator, which produces MKKILVVDDAKVIRMIIRQILTRHGFEIAGEAGNGKEALEKYKELKPDAVTMDIVMPEVDGIQGLKEIIAFDKQAKVVMISAIDQRDALMESLRYGAVDYVVKPFEDDRMVSSLRNIFGESQKDAVSSGHEQ; this is translated from the coding sequence ATGAAAAAGATCTTAGTAGTGGATGATGCCAAAGTCATAAGGATGATAATCAGGCAAATTTTGACAAGGCATGGATTTGAGATTGCCGGAGAGGCTGGTAATGGTAAGGAGGCATTAGAAAAATATAAGGAATTGAAACCTGATGCAGTAACAATGGACATTGTAATGCCTGAAGTAGATGGAATTCAGGGGCTCAAAGAGATCATTGCCTTTGATAAACAGGCAAAGGTTGTCATGATATCCGCCATTGACCAGAGAGACGCATTAATGGAATCCCTTCGATATGGTGCAGTAGACTACGTCGTAAAACCGTTTGAAGACGATCGTATGGTATCGTCACTACGGAATATATTTGGCGAAAGCCAAAAAGATGCTGTAAGCAGTGGGCATGAACAGTAG
- a CDS encoding transporter yields METIREGSHRISYNSVLDNIAAEWPEMPEEAKSFSIPTRMIMQKYTLLGAYAATEKLQFLATVPYVINDMDMRMVTRGAGSSHHHAPQLAPQVYLRPLASDAAEKDMRMDMKMDTVEGLGDMTLMGLYTLYTDKPDLPTKKVTLGLGVKTPTGKNDEEFDSGGLVHAAMQTGTGSWDPLFLVNYMHAFQPLIFQTNLFYQMTTEGDEGYEFGDKISLDLIARYQLTSYVNPGLELNLFYAGQDRDHDGRYSRPDESLLDNTDNTGITSFSVSPSLQIKIPKTGGSIDLKFQKPIYQNARGTQQVVDWRAMASIVWAF; encoded by the coding sequence ATGGAGACCATTAGAGAAGGCAGCCATAGGATAAGCTACAATTCAGTGTTGGATAATATAGCTGCAGAATGGCCGGAAATGCCAGAAGAGGCAAAGAGTTTTTCTATTCCTACACGGATGATTATGCAGAAATACACCCTGTTAGGCGCATATGCTGCTACTGAGAAGCTTCAATTCCTTGCTACAGTCCCCTATGTTATCAATGACATGGATATGAGGATGGTGACAAGGGGTGCAGGAAGCAGCCATCATCATGCACCGCAACTTGCCCCACAGGTGTATTTGAGACCATTGGCAAGTGACGCAGCAGAAAAAGATATGAGGATGGACATGAAGATGGATACGGTTGAGGGACTTGGAGATATGACCCTTATGGGGCTTTATACCCTTTATACCGATAAACCCGATCTACCAACGAAAAAAGTTACCCTTGGTCTGGGAGTAAAAACCCCCACAGGGAAAAATGATGAGGAATTTGACTCCGGCGGTCTTGTGCACGCCGCAATGCAAACTGGGACAGGTTCATGGGACCCGTTGTTTCTCGTTAATTATATGCATGCATTTCAGCCGCTGATATTCCAAACCAATTTATTTTACCAGATGACTACAGAAGGTGATGAGGGTTATGAATTCGGGGACAAAATATCATTAGACCTTATCGCCAGGTACCAGCTAACCAGCTATGTAAATCCTGGTTTAGAGCTAAATCTATTCTATGCAGGACAGGATAGAGATCACGATGGTAGATATTCAAGGCCGGATGAATCCCTTTTGGACAATACCGATAACACAGGCATTACTTCCTTCTCTGTTTCGCCTTCTCTTCAGATAAAGATTCCAAAGACTGGCGGGAGTATTGACCTGAAATTTCAAAAACCCATATACCAGAATGCCCGGGGTACTCAGCAAGTAGTGGACTGGAGGGCGATGGCTTCAATCGTATGGGCTTTTTAG
- a CDS encoding energy-coupling factor ABC transporter ATP-binding protein, with product MARAIIVSNLNYCYPDGTMALKDVNFDVEEGETLVIIGANGTGKSTLFMNLMGILEGDGRIEIMGLTLDKKNMKEIRRKMGLVFQNPDDQLFCPTVMDDVSFGPLNLGWDNNQIIAASEEALVLVGMEGYGSRISHHLSFGEKKRAAIATVLSMNPKVLLLDEPTSGLDPRSSSKFINILYTLKSQGKTLLVVTHDIFLTQEIADRVLVFSEEKRPVAIGNYKEILNNYDLLLKNNLVHQHRHRHDEMVHEHEHRHGHIHKH from the coding sequence ATGGCAAGGGCTATAATTGTTTCAAACCTGAATTACTGCTACCCGGACGGGACGATGGCGCTAAAGGACGTTAATTTTGATGTGGAAGAAGGGGAAACCCTGGTTATCATCGGTGCCAATGGAACGGGTAAGTCAACACTGTTTATGAATTTGATGGGTATTCTGGAGGGTGACGGACGCATCGAGATTATGGGTTTGACGCTTGACAAGAAGAACATGAAAGAGATCAGACGGAAGATGGGATTGGTATTCCAGAATCCAGACGATCAACTGTTTTGTCCTACCGTTATGGACGATGTCTCGTTCGGTCCTTTAAACCTGGGATGGGATAACAACCAGATAATCGCAGCATCAGAAGAAGCGTTAGTCCTGGTGGGTATGGAAGGTTACGGCTCACGGATATCGCATCATTTAAGTTTTGGAGAAAAGAAGAGAGCGGCTATTGCCACGGTATTGTCTATGAATCCAAAGGTCTTGTTGCTGGATGAACCCACCAGTGGACTGGACCCAAGGAGTTCATCGAAATTTATCAATATACTGTATACCTTAAAATCACAGGGGAAGACGCTTTTGGTTGTAACACATGATATTTTTCTTACCCAGGAGATAGCAGACCGTGTGCTTGTTTTTAGCGAAGAAAAGAGGCCTGTGGCAATTGGTAATTATAAAGAAATATTGAACAATTATGACTTATTATTAAAAAACAATCTGGTTCACCAGCATCGCCACCGCCATGACGAGATGGTACATGAACATGAACACCGGCATGGTCATATCCACAAGCATTAA
- a CDS encoding cobalamin biosynthesis protein, producing MIDPTHTVLLQIAVAYALDIAIGDPQWSCHPVRLIGRFIGSIEIVLQRFPIPERMSGILLTIIIVLGTYLLTYAVMSIGKRWCSPYEIILGAVIVYSTISIKSLADEAKKVMISLRENDLIKARQALSQIVGRDTAHLDKEQIVRACVETVAEGSVDGIVSPLFYSFVGGPTVAMAYRAVNTLDSMVGYKNEKYIRFGWASARLDDVANYIPARICTVLIPTASFLCGYGFQNSLRVAFRDGRKHESPNSGIPEAAIAGALKVQLGGPSIYQGEVVEKPFIGDVQNQLTIKSIDSAVRIMYVTSMLFLICGVGSVLCLKYYEIFK from the coding sequence ATGATTGATCCCACACATACTGTTCTTCTTCAAATAGCAGTTGCCTACGCCCTGGACATTGCCATCGGTGATCCTCAATGGTCATGCCATCCTGTTCGACTTATTGGGAGGTTTATAGGAAGCATAGAAATTGTATTACAAAGATTTCCTATACCAGAACGCATGAGTGGGATACTGTTAACCATCATAATTGTGTTAGGAACGTACCTATTGACCTACGCCGTGATGTCCATAGGGAAACGATGGTGTTCTCCGTATGAAATAATACTTGGCGCTGTTATTGTGTATTCCACAATTTCTATAAAAAGTCTGGCTGATGAAGCAAAAAAGGTAATGATATCTCTCAGGGAAAATGATTTAATAAAGGCCCGGCAGGCATTATCACAGATCGTAGGCAGAGATACAGCGCATCTCGACAAAGAACAAATAGTACGGGCATGTGTTGAAACGGTGGCAGAGGGTAGTGTAGATGGCATTGTGTCGCCATTATTTTATTCCTTTGTAGGGGGGCCTACTGTGGCAATGGCTTATCGGGCTGTAAATACGCTGGATTCCATGGTAGGATACAAGAACGAAAAATATATCCGATTTGGCTGGGCATCTGCACGATTAGATGATGTAGCCAATTATATCCCAGCCAGAATTTGTACGGTATTAATTCCAACGGCTTCTTTTTTGTGTGGTTACGGTTTCCAGAATTCTTTACGGGTTGCCTTTCGGGACGGACGTAAACATGAAAGTCCCAATAGTGGCATTCCAGAGGCTGCAATAGCGGGGGCATTGAAAGTACAATTAGGGGGGCCAAGTATCTATCAGGGTGAAGTTGTTGAAAAACCCTTTATCGGGGACGTTCAGAACCAGTTAACCATAAAGTCGATTGATAGTGCTGTAAGGATAATGTACGTTACGTCCATGTTGTTTTTGATTTGTGGAGTTGGGTCTGTCCTGTGCTTAAAATATTATGAGATTTTCAAATAG
- the dnaK gene encoding molecular chaperone DnaK, with protein MAKIIGIDLGTSNSAAAALIGGKPTIIPSAEGATVGGKAFPSYVAFTKDGEKLVGEPARRQAVSNPEGTVYAIKRKMGTDYKVTIRGKTFTPQQISAFILQKIKQDAEAFLGERVEKAVITVPAYFNDNQRQATKDAGTIAGLDVVRIINEPTAASLAYGLDKVEESQKILVFDLGGGTLDCTIMDFGQGVFEVVSTSGDTQLGGTDMDNAIVDYLVSEFKKEYGIDLKNDKMAMQRLREAGEKAKIELSTTLTTDINLPFLTADASGPKHFTHAITRAKLEQLVSPIVNRCGHSVEQALKDAKLTPNDIHKIILVGGPTRMPIVQKFVEDYVGKKIERGIDPMECVAMGAAIQAGVLSGEVKDLVLLDVTPLSLGIETLGGVLTRLIERNTTIPTKKSQVFTTAEDNQTSVEVHVLQGERAMARDNVTLGRFHLSGIPPAPRGVPQIEVSFDIDANGIINVHAKDLGTGNEQKITITASTKLNKEEIDRMVKQAQEYSDQDKRTKERAETKNKADSLAYSAEKTLKDVAGKIDDSQKRKIESAIKDLRESIKSEDEKDIQQKMDALTSALHEISAKVYQESAKQEEQQPPPPPGGEGKKRKEKKGEGGEDEIIDADYEVKE; from the coding sequence ATGGCAAAGATTATAGGTATAGATTTGGGGACAAGTAACTCTGCCGCGGCTGCGCTGATAGGCGGCAAACCCACAATTATTCCAAGCGCAGAAGGTGCGACGGTCGGCGGCAAAGCATTTCCTTCTTATGTTGCATTTACGAAGGATGGTGAAAAACTTGTAGGTGAACCTGCAAGGAGGCAGGCTGTTAGTAATCCTGAGGGTACGGTTTATGCAATTAAGAGAAAGATGGGTACCGACTACAAAGTCACTATTCGTGGGAAAACCTTTACTCCTCAACAAATCTCAGCTTTTATTTTACAGAAGATAAAACAGGATGCCGAGGCCTTTCTGGGGGAACGGGTTGAAAAAGCGGTAATCACAGTTCCCGCTTATTTTAATGACAACCAGAGGCAAGCAACCAAGGACGCAGGGACTATTGCCGGACTGGATGTGGTTCGAATTATTAACGAACCTACAGCGGCATCACTGGCTTATGGGTTGGATAAGGTCGAAGAATCTCAAAAGATACTGGTATTCGATTTGGGTGGAGGTACCTTAGATTGTACGATTATGGATTTTGGTCAGGGTGTTTTTGAAGTGGTTTCCACCAGTGGAGATACCCAATTGGGTGGTACAGACATGGATAACGCTATCGTTGATTATCTGGTGTCTGAGTTCAAGAAGGAATACGGGATCGACCTTAAAAATGATAAAATGGCGATGCAGCGCTTAAGGGAGGCTGGGGAGAAGGCTAAAATAGAACTTTCTACAACTTTGACGACTGACATTAACCTTCCATTCCTTACAGCCGATGCCTCTGGACCAAAACACTTTACCCATGCCATAACCAGGGCAAAGCTAGAACAATTAGTGTCTCCTATTGTTAATCGTTGTGGACATTCGGTTGAACAGGCATTAAAAGACGCCAAATTGACGCCAAATGACATTCATAAAATCATCCTTGTGGGCGGTCCAACACGTATGCCTATCGTTCAGAAATTTGTGGAGGATTATGTAGGAAAAAAGATTGAACGTGGGATTGACCCAATGGAATGCGTAGCCATGGGTGCTGCGATTCAGGCAGGCGTTTTATCCGGGGAGGTCAAAGACCTCGTGCTTCTCGACGTAACGCCGCTGTCGCTCGGCATAGAAACCCTGGGTGGCGTGCTTACTCGTCTCATTGAAAGAAATACTACCATTCCGACGAAGAAGAGCCAGGTCTTCACAACGGCAGAGGACAATCAGACCAGCGTAGAAGTTCATGTCCTTCAGGGTGAAAGAGCAATGGCAAGAGATAACGTGACACTGGGAAGATTCCATCTTTCCGGTATTCCACCGGCGCCAAGGGGCGTTCCTCAGATTGAGGTATCTTTTGATATCGACGCCAATGGCATTATTAATGTCCATGCAAAAGACCTTGGTACAGGAAACGAGCAGAAGATTACGATTACGGCTTCGACAAAATTGAATAAGGAAGAAATTGACCGGATGGTCAAACAGGCACAGGAATACTCGGACCAGGATAAACGAACAAAGGAAAGAGCCGAAACAAAGAACAAGGCAGACAGTCTGGCTTATAGCGCTGAAAAGACTTTAAAGGACGTTGCAGGGAAGATAGATGACTCACAAAAACGAAAGATAGAGTCTGCTATTAAAGATTTGAGAGAATCGATAAAATCGGAAGATGAAAAAGATATACAGCAAAAGATGGATGCTTTAACGAGCGCCCTGCACGAAATTAGTGCGAAAGTGTATCAAGAATCTGCTAAGCAGGAAGAACAGCAGCCTCCACCACCTCCAGGCGGTGAAGGTAAGAAAAGAAAAGAAAAAAAGGGTGAAGGGGGAGAGGATGAAATCATCGATGCGGATTATGAAGTAAAAGAATAG
- a CDS encoding CheR family methyltransferase — MDIDISDKEFSLFQRLIYNESGINLTPAKKELLKSRLMKRLRERSLSSFKEYYKYVTEEDTTGEELVSMLDCISTNLTEFFREAAHFDFLSKKVLPVLLENKRKKREKRIRIWCAGCSTGEEPYSISMVLAECIEQLSEWDIKVLATDLSTRVLKKAMQGIYAKDRLQGIPLQMLNTYFEKGTHNFKDHYQIKESLRNLISFRRLNLTDETFPFKGQFDFIFCRNVMIYFNKQTQSKLVSKFYQYLTPDGYLFIGHSESLAGTETRFQYVRPTIYQK; from the coding sequence ATGGACATCGACATCAGCGATAAAGAATTTTCTCTTTTCCAGCGCTTAATTTACAACGAAAGTGGAATAAATCTTACCCCCGCAAAAAAAGAGTTGTTAAAATCCAGATTAATGAAGCGCTTGCGGGAAAGATCGTTGTCCTCATTTAAAGAATATTATAAATATGTTACCGAAGAAGATACAACGGGTGAAGAATTGGTCAGTATGCTTGATTGCATCTCTACGAACCTCACTGAATTTTTCAGAGAAGCAGCACACTTTGATTTCCTGTCAAAAAAAGTACTTCCTGTCTTATTGGAAAATAAAAGAAAAAAACGAGAAAAAAGAATCAGGATATGGTGTGCAGGCTGCTCAACCGGTGAAGAGCCATACAGTATTTCTATGGTACTGGCAGAATGTATAGAACAGCTTAGTGAATGGGATATAAAAGTATTAGCTACCGATTTGTCGACCCGGGTTCTAAAAAAGGCCATGCAGGGAATATACGCAAAAGACCGGTTACAAGGTATTCCCCTTCAAATGTTAAACACCTATTTCGAAAAGGGAACACATAATTTTAAAGATCACTATCAAATAAAAGAGTCCTTAAGAAACCTGATTTCATTCAGGAGGCTTAATCTTACCGATGAAACCTTTCCATTCAAAGGGCAATTTGATTTTATATTTTGCAGAAATGTAATGATTTATTTTAATAAACAAACTCAGAGTAAATTGGTGTCGAAATTTTATCAATATCTTACACCCGATGGGTATCTTTTCATAGGTCATTCTGAAAGCCTTGCCGGCACTGAAACCAGATTCCAGTATGTACGACCCACGATTTATCAGAAATAA
- a CDS encoding four helix bundle protein — protein sequence MDIYHLAKSFPKDELYSLISQIRKSSRSVCSNIAEGYRKRQYPAHFVSKISDADMENSETQVWIDFAFHCKYINEQTQKDLLNKSTEAGKLLNYMIENPEKYLRKNIKPVSDSLGIDT from the coding sequence ATGGATATTTATCACCTTGCGAAAAGTTTCCCTAAAGATGAACTTTATTCGTTAATAAGTCAAATCAGAAAGTCGTCACGTTCGGTTTGCTCAAATATTGCTGAAGGATACAGAAAACGCCAATACCCCGCACATTTTGTAAGCAAGATATCAGATGCAGATATGGAGAACAGTGAAACGCAGGTTTGGATTGATTTTGCCTTTCACTGCAAATATATAAATGAACAAACCCAAAAAGATTTATTGAACAAATCAACAGAAGCTGGAAAGCTATTAAATTATATGATTGAAAATCCTGAAAAGTATCTAAGAAAGAATATAAAACCTGTTTCTGACAGTTTAGGAATAGATACATAG
- a CDS encoding cobyrinate a,c-diamide synthase — MKHTSSHYPRILIAGTHSGVGKTTITLGLMSVLMEKGCRVQGFKVGPDYIDPSHHMAITGRPSRNLDTWLMSRDVCLELFERAVMGSDMAVIEGVMGLYDGCLDGTEFGSTAHLAKILDVPVILVMDAKGMSRSAGAIALGFKHFDKDVKIQGVILNRVRSERHYTSLKKSIEGNCNIPVLGYLSFDEEIILPERHLGLVPSIEQEFSKSAYQKIGNLLSATMDIEKLIGMASSPNNLPAFQKTVFCGTTERFNFRVAVAVDEAFNFYYHDNLDLLESFGVELTYFSPMYDKYLPADIHGLYLGGGFPELHAALLASNTTMKESIRKAYRNGLVIYGECGGMMYLLEQMVDFKKKIHEMCGILKGMTKMENKRQGLGYITVEAIHDNLLCKKGDVFKAHEFHWSSLHVSEGTRFAYAISKCDDNRSRSDGLFADRVLGSYTHVHFATEPGLVKHFLRTMGSA, encoded by the coding sequence ATGAAACACACTTCGTCTCATTATCCAAGGATCCTGATAGCGGGTACGCATAGTGGTGTAGGTAAGACGACCATTACCCTTGGCTTAATGTCTGTCCTGATGGAAAAAGGGTGCAGGGTACAGGGGTTTAAGGTCGGACCTGATTATATCGATCCATCGCATCACATGGCCATTACTGGACGGCCGTCTCGTAATCTGGATACATGGTTGATGAGTCGGGATGTGTGTCTGGAATTATTCGAACGTGCCGTTATGGGATCGGATATGGCGGTGATTGAGGGGGTGATGGGGCTCTATGACGGTTGTCTGGATGGGACGGAATTCGGGAGCACAGCTCATCTTGCCAAGATATTGGATGTGCCTGTGATATTGGTAATGGACGCAAAGGGGATGTCCCGCAGTGCAGGTGCGATTGCATTGGGGTTTAAACATTTTGATAAGGATGTGAAAATACAAGGAGTAATTTTAAACAGAGTCCGGAGTGAACGGCACTATACTTCTCTTAAAAAATCTATCGAGGGTAATTGCAATATCCCGGTATTGGGGTACCTGTCTTTCGATGAGGAAATAATACTGCCGGAGCGGCACCTTGGTTTGGTTCCATCGATAGAACAGGAGTTCTCAAAGTCTGCGTACCAAAAAATCGGAAATTTGTTGTCGGCCACCATGGATATTGAGAAATTGATTGGTATGGCTTCCTCCCCAAATAATCTTCCCGCTTTTCAGAAGACGGTATTCTGTGGGACTACTGAACGATTTAATTTCAGGGTTGCCGTTGCCGTTGACGAAGCATTTAATTTTTATTATCATGATAACCTTGATCTCCTTGAATCATTTGGGGTTGAACTAACGTATTTTAGTCCAATGTATGATAAATATCTGCCTGCGGACATTCATGGTTTGTATTTGGGGGGTGGTTTTCCGGAATTACATGCCGCTTTACTCGCATCGAACACCACCATGAAAGAATCCATACGAAAAGCGTACAGGAATGGTTTGGTTATATACGGTGAGTGCGGGGGAATGATGTATTTGCTTGAACAGATGGTGGATTTTAAAAAAAAGATACACGAGATGTGTGGAATACTAAAAGGGATGACGAAGATGGAGAATAAAAGGCAGGGATTAGGCTATATTACAGTTGAAGCGATACACGATAATCTCTTGTGTAAAAAAGGAGATGTATTCAAGGCCCACGAATTTCACTGGTCATCACTGCATGTGTCTGAAGGCACACGATTCGCTTATGCAATTTCGAAATGTGATGACAACCGATCACGGTCTGACGGTCTCTTTGCTGATCGTGTATTGGGTTCTTATACTCACGTTCATTTTGCAACTGAGCCCGGACTCGTAAAGCACTTTTTACGTACTATGGGAAGCGCTTAA